From one Euwallacea fornicatus isolate EFF26 chromosome 4, ASM4011564v1, whole genome shotgun sequence genomic stretch:
- the LOC136338993 gene encoding L-xylulose reductase-like: MEINFNGKRTLVTGASQGIGRELVKKLVACGAKVIAVARNKELLEKLQKELPSIDIFAADLADWRRTEEVLAQIGDIDLLVNNAALAILGPLTEAKEEDVDRIIAINVKAVINISKYVVNNLLARKVPGTIVNISSQASVAGLNNHTLYCATKGAVDAFTRAAALEYGKYGIRFNNVNPTVILTDMGKLGWSDPKIAAPLLERIPLRRFGEVDEVVNAVIFLLSDMSSMTTGSNLYVDGGFVAV; encoded by the exons atggaaataaatttcaatggaaAACGCACATTAGTGACGGGAGCCAGTcaag GAATTGGAAGGGAATTGGTGAAAAAATTAGTGGCATGTGGGGCAAAAGTAATAGCTGTAGCTCGGAATAAGGAACTTTTAG aaaagttgCAAAAAGAGTTGCCTAGCATCGACATTTTTGCTGCTGATTTAGCAGACTGGAGGAGAACTGAAGAAGTTCTAGCTCAAATCGGAGACATTGATTTACTAGTAAATAATGCTGCATTGGCTATATTAGGGCCGCTGACTGAGGCAAAAGAAGAAGATGTTGATAG aatAATTGCAATTAACGTCAAAGCTGTAATAAATATTAGCAAGTACGTAGTGAATAATCTGCTAGCCAGGAAAGTACCAGGAACTATCGTGAATATATCATCACAAGCATCTGTTGCCGGCCTAAATAATCACACTCTATATTGCGCTACAAAAGGTGCTGTTGATGCATTTACTAGAGCCGCGGCTCTGGAGTATGGAAAATATGGCATAAGATTCAACAATGTCAACCCTACGGTTATATTAACCGATATGGGCAAGCTGGGATGGTCTGACCCGAAAATAGCGGCTCCCTTGCTGGAAAGAATCCCTTTAAGAAG ATTTGGAGAAGTCGACGAGGTGGTTAATGCCGTTATATTTTTACTGAGTGATATGTCTTCAATGACCACAGGATCCAATTTATATGTTGATGGTGGTTTTGTAGCAGTTTAG
- the LOC136338710 gene encoding maltase 1-like: MNSLTLLRLRGLLLCGVFAFTLAANQESFSFEYKPNKGLKGYSGKYDDWWQAAIFYQIYPRSFKDSDGDGDGDIQGIIQKLDHFTTLGIDAVWLSPIYKSPQVDNGYDISDYRDIDSMYGTLSDLKELLERAHERGLKIILDYVPNHTSDQHEWFKASVNRTPPYDEYYIWHNATYVDGERLPPNNWLSTFRGSAWEWNEERQQYYYHQFAPAQPDLNYRNPAVVQEMKDILTYWLDFGVDGFRMDAVPPLFEDELFRDEPASDADNLDPDDPGTLNHIYTTNLNETYDMIYQWREHLDNYSAKNGSYSRVMMTEVYSDVQSTMRYYVNDDHTRKGAHFTFNFITFIENTHLGFSVNDLFANIFTFLYNVPEGCIANWVLGNHDQRRVATRLGVDNIDLLNILAGLLPGVQVTYQGEEIGQENGEVTCEQGYDPQAIKNCSTFNETSRDFERTPYQWDTTKNAGFSEGDTTWLPVSAKYENVNLEAEKSPDAPLSHYHIYQQMVGIRRVFKNTSVDILAFTTFGTNIFYLNRETDNEYYGIVFNNGYDEEPINAPGFLDNITTKVILTGTNTQYSIGDTFDPSRPLKGKETVLFKAAKEDPSI; the protein is encoded by the exons ATGAATTCATTAACTTTGTTAAGGCTACGTGGCCTTTTGTTATGTGGTGTTTTTGCCTTTACATTAGCTGCTAACCAAGAGTCGTTTTCCTTTGAATATAAGCCTAATAAAGGTCTAAAGGGATATTCAGGGAAGTATGATGATTGGTGGCAAGCAGCTATTTTCTATCAAATTTACCCTAGAAGTTTTAAAGATAGTGATGGCGATGGAGATGGTGATATTCAAG gAATAATTCAGAAACTGGACCACTTCACCACTCTAGGGATTGATGCCGTTTGGCTATCGCCAATATACAAATCTCCCCAAGTGGACAATGGCTACGATATTTCGGATTATCGCGATATCG aCAGCATGTATGGAACTCTGAGTGACCTTAAAGAATTACTTGAACGTGCCCATGAGCGAggtttgaaaatcattttagatTATGTGCCAAATCATACTAGTGATCAGCATGAGTGGTTTAAAGCTTCCGTGAATAGGACTCCACCATATGATGAATATTACATTTGGCACAATGCCACTTACGTTGATGGTGAACGATTGCCCCCGAATAATTGG CTGAGCACTTTTAGAGGATCAGCTTGGGAATGGAATGAAGAAAGGCAGCAATATTACTACCACCAATTTGCTCCAGCCCAACCCGATTTAAACTATAGAAATCCTGCGGTTGTTCAGGAAATGAAAGATATATTAACATATTGGCTTGATTTTGGTGTGGATGGATTCAGAATGGACGCGGTTCCTCCTTTGTTTGAAGATGAATTATTTAGAGATGAGCCAGCTTCAG ATGCAGATAATTTAGATCCTGACGATCCCGGTACACTTAATCACATCTACACCACTAACCTAAATGAAACTTATGACATGATTTACCAGTGGCGTGAGCATCTAGATAATTACAGTGCCAAAAACGGGTCCTACTCAAG AGTTATGATGACTGAGGTATACAGCGATGTACAGAGCACCATGCGTTACTATGTGAATGACGACCACACAAGAAAGGGTGCCCACTTCACATTcaattttataactttcatcgAGAACACTCATCTGGGTTTCAGCGTAAATGACCTTTTCGCGAACATTTTCACGTTCTTATATAATGTTCCCGAAGGATGTATTGCGAACTGGGTG CTTGGAAATCATGACCAAAGAAGAGTGGCTACCAGATTAGGTGTCGATAACATTgacttattaaatattttggcaGGGCTGCTACCTGGCGTTCAAGTTACTTATCAAGGAGAAGAAATTGGTCAAGAAAACG gTGAAGTCACTTGTGAACAAGGTTATGATCCACAGGCAATAAAGAACTGCTCGACATTTAACGAGACCAGTCGAGATTTCGAACGGACACCATACCAATGGGACACAACTAAAAATGCAG GTTTTAGTGAAGGCGATACAACTTGGCTCCCAGTGAGTGCAAAATACGAAAATGTAAACCTGGAAGCAGAGAAATCGCCAGATGCTCCTTTATCTCACTATCACATTTACCAGCAAATGGTTGGTATAAGAAGGGTTTTTAAAAACACATCTGTTGATATTTTGGCATTCACTACATTCGGGACCAACATATTCTACCTAAACCGAGAAACTGATAATGAGTATTATGGTATTGTATTTAATAATGGTTACGATGAGGAGCCAATTAATGCGCCTGGCTTTTTGGACAATATAACTACTAAGGTAATCTTAACTGGAACAAATACTCAATATTCAATTGG GGATACGTTTGATCCATCCCGACCATTGAAAGGCAAAGAAACTGTACTTTTCAAAGCAGCAAAAGAGGACCCTTCCATTTAA
- the LOC136338715 gene encoding amino acid transporter heavy chain SLC3A1-like codes for MAGNYYYFRFPCISSYPNHVGTEVIQMTCLMYYLSAASVLYLIYAKGKGFYTKTFNLNRAEINHDWWQIAVFYHIYPRSFKDSNDDGNGDLQV; via the exons ATGGCTggaaactattattattttcgattcCCATGTATTTCATCATACCCAAATCATGTAG GAACCGAAGTGATTCAAATGACGTGTCTTATGTATTATCTAAGTGCGGCTTCTGTCTTGTATTTAATATATGCAAAAGGAAAAGGATTCtatacaaaaacatttaatttaaatagagcGGAAATTAACCATGACTGGTGGCAGATAGCGGTGTTCTATCACATTTATCCAAGAAGTTTTAAAGATAGCAACGACGATGGAAATGGTGACCTACAAG TTTAG